AAAATACCAAGCGCGGTTGCAAACAAGCTTTCGTCCGTGGTGTAACGAGTATCATCCGGTTGGGCAAGCAAATTTGCCAGTTGATGAACCAGGAGGCGGCTTAACAATATCTGGTGACCTATTTCAGCCATGAGGGAAGCTGTCAAGGGGTTTTCCTTGAATATGCAGCCCCGCCCTTTGATCACCCGTGTGTCCCCCCATTCTCTTATAATCTCGAAAGCAGACAGTAGAGATCCCACCGTAACCGCCCCCGCCCCCATATAAAGCCAGGAAAGCATCTTTAAATAGGGGGCTTCACCACGAAAAACGAGGTTATCCGTTTCCACCTCAACATCTTCAAAATCTATATCAGCATTCACGCTTGCCGCCAGGCCAGTCTTCAAAAATGGTTGGCCCCTTTTGATCCCCTTGCAATCAGCCGGGACAATAAAAAATGCCGGTTTCTCCCCTCCCTCTCCCTCCACCGCACACAGTATTCCAAAAATATGGGCATCCGCTCCCGAGTTGAGAGGCCTCATTCCATTGCCAGAAATTATCCATCGGTCCCCCTCCTTTCGGGCGGAAGCCTGCAAGCACCTGCCCCGGAAATTGAAAGGTGTTTGCTCTTTTTCTTCCCTCCCGTAAGCCGGAAGTATCAGGGATCCCAAAACTACCCGATCGCCCTGACAACATGAAGACGCAAGTTTCTTGCAGAGTGGATCATTCAATGTTGATTGAAAAGCAAAAGTACTGTAAATGGCAAAAGTAGAAGCGGTAACGAACCCTATACCGGTGTCCGCACTGCCTATTTTTTCCAACGACAGGGCAAGCGTAGGGGCGATTTGCGAACTGTTATGTCCAGCGCCACCGTATTTTTCTTCCCATACCATTTTCTGCATTTCTATATCCAGATACAGTTTTTTCATCGCCGGCCTCAACAGCTTTTCTACGTTTTCTTTCAGTTCCAACCTCTTGCCCATAACCTCCGCATTTGCCCACTTCTCAAGGCTTCTGGCCAGAGAAAGGTCAGCGTCTTCGGCCTTTTCTATTGGAAACAACATCGTTTCTTGGGCACTCATCTGGTCCCTCCCCCATTGATAAATATGTTATGAATGAATCTCGATAGTGCAAAACATACGGTTCAATTTTTCCTGTCTCCTGGACAGGAAATGTAAAAGACAACCCTCCCTGTTTCCGAATATTATATATTTTCTGACAATTGTGTATATTCGATAATTCTACATATTGCCATAATTTCCTTCTTTTTAATAAAATATATTATTATTTAATAACCTATTTGTGATTTCAGCAGGTTATGACTGATTTTAGGTTTTAATTCTTTCTTTTACCGCTGTCTGTAAGGGTTTTATGAAGACTTTGTGCGTATTGTTTCTGGAGTTACTTGCAGAGGTCCGAAACAGATTTTATGTTGCAAAGGGATGTTGCAGAACGTACCGCTCGTAAAATTGATATTTCCACGGCACGAACCGCCAGCAAGCCCACGGTATCGGGATTCGCATCGATCTTACAGGTAGACAGGGCAAAGATGGTATCGCCATCGTACAGTGTATGCGCCGGGCGGACCACGCGCCCAATACCATTTTGCGCCACCATCGCCAACCTGTTGGCCCCCGATTTGGAAAGGTTGGCATTGGTGATTACCGCACCGATAATGGTGTTTCCATTCGCCATTCGAGGTCCACGATCACACAATTCAACAAACATCCGCTCGGTGTCAGCAAAAGTTAACCCGTCATCATCAAGGGCACCGGCTACAATCTTGCCCGTGGCAGGATCAACAACATCCCCCAGGCAATTGACAGCCATGATCGCTCCCACATCGAGTTCACCCGCCCTGAAACAACAGGTTCCGATCCCACCCTTCATGGCCTGTTTCATTCCCAAAAATTTGCCGACCGTGGCACCTGTCCCCGCCCCAACATTGCCTTCCCGGCATTCATTGTCCGATGCATTCTTGCATGCCTGGTACCCCATTTCTTTCCCCGGCCTGATACGGAAGTCG
Above is a genomic segment from Bacillota bacterium containing:
- a CDS encoding P1 family peptidase codes for the protein MEIIKLVDIEGIKIGHAQDVEAATGCTVILCEKGGCGGVDVRGGSPGTRETDLLNPMNLVGETHGILLAGGSAFGLDASAGVMSYLEERNCGYNVGVTTVPIVVGAVLFDLHIGDFRIRPGKEMGYQACKNASDNECREGNVGAGTGATVGKFLGMKQAMKGGIGTCCFRAGELDVGAIMAVNCLGDVVDPATGKIVAGALDDDGLTFADTERMFVELCDRGPRMANGNTIIGAVITNANLSKSGANRLAMVAQNGIGRVVRPAHTLYDGDTIFALSTCKIDANPDTVGLLAVRAVEISILRAVRSATSLCNIKSVSDLCK
- a CDS encoding acyl-CoA dehydrogenase, with the protein product MSAQETMLFPIEKAEDADLSLARSLEKWANAEVMGKRLELKENVEKLLRPAMKKLYLDIEMQKMVWEEKYGGAGHNSSQIAPTLALSLEKIGSADTGIGFVTASTFAIYSTFAFQSTLNDPLCKKLASSCCQGDRVVLGSLILPAYGREEKEQTPFNFRGRCLQASARKEGDRWIISGNGMRPLNSGADAHIFGILCAVEGEGGEKPAFFIVPADCKGIKRGQPFLKTGLAASVNADIDFEDVEVETDNLVFRGEAPYLKMLSWLYMGAGAVTVGSLLSAFEIIREWGDTRVIKGRGCIFKENPLTASLMAEIGHQILLSRLLVHQLANLLAQPDDTRYTTDESLFATALGIFAHVSSSAEKSINNIMELMGSAGYATEWNLERYWRDVKTMQVYLGNWELLKMDLARYFYNCKTL